From the genome of Streptomyces sp. JH34:
CGGGTACGGCGCCTCGGCCGACGAGTTCACCAGCTACCTCTCCTACCCGGTCAACGGCGGCCAGTCGGCGCTCGTCGCGGGCAACGGCGAGCAGCTGGCCGCCAGTTGCGCGCGCGTGTCGCTCGTGCGGCCCGACACCCTGGTGGGCGACACCATGCCCGGGCTCCTCGACGCGGGCCTCAGCCGGAGCGACCGGCCCGCGTCCTACGACATCAGCACGACCGAGGCGGCCACCTCGTACGAGACGGAGGCGGCCAAGGCCCTCCGCGAGGCCGGCGACGGCTGTGTGACGGCGGTGCTCGGCGAGGGCACGGAGACGTTCTTCGACTCCTTCCGCCGGCTGGAGCCGGAGGACAGCGAGGTACGGATCTCGTCGGTCCTCGGCAGTGTCGGCCAAGGCCTCATCGACCGCACGGGCGGACCGGACAGCCCGTTCGAGGGGGCCCTCGTCACCGGCTGGTACCCGGAGTCGGGCGACGCCCGCTGGAACGAGATGCGGGAGATGATCCGCAGGTACGCATTCGGGGACGACCGGATCGATCCGGCCGACGCGGGCGTGCAGACCACCTGGATCGCGTACACCGTGCTCAAGGCCGTGGTCGAGGCGATGGACCGGCCCGACATCACCGCGGGCGGGATCTCCGTCAGCCTCAACCGCGGCACCGAGGTGGACACCGGCGGCCTCACCCCGGTCCTGCGCTGGCGGTTCCAGGACATGGTCGGCACGGCCGCCTACGGCCGCGTCGTCAACGGCCGGGTGACGTTCCAGGTGGTCCGCGACGGGCGTCTGACGGCGGAGAGGAAGGGCTTCGTGGACGTCACGGAGACCCTCGCCGACTCCGGCTGACACGCGTGCACCGGCCTCCCTCCCCGGCGAACGGGGCGGAGACCGGTGGGGGTGTCACGTCAGAGCTGCGTGGGGGCGCGCTCGGTCAGCCCGTACTTCCGCGCGATGGAGTTCCACAGCCCCGAGGCCTTGCGCTTTGCCGTGGTGGCCTCGCCACTCGACGCGTTGGCCTTGGCGGTCTCGTCGGTCTGGCGGGCCTTGCCACCCTTGCAGACCTTCTTGCCGTCCTTGGCCTGGCCGGCCCACGCCGCGTAGTGGTCGTCGGCCTCCGCGGACGCCTGCCAGGCGTCGGTCAGGGAGGTCGTCAGCTCGGCGTTGGCGGGGAGCTTGTCCACGCTCAGCGCCTCCAGCCGGGTCACCAGGTCGCGGCGCTGCTGGGCCGCGCCCTTCAGGTCGGTGGCCGCCTGGTCGAGCGCCCGGCAGCTCTTGATCTTCTCCACGGCGCTGATCACCGCCGAGCGGCTGTTGTTGCTGTCCGCGAGCAGCTTGTCGAGCTCCTCGGCCTGGGGCTTCGCGGGATCGGCCGCCTCCCCCGAGGAGGGGTCCGCGGTGGGGCTCTGGGCGGCCACCGTCTTCTTGTCGTCCGAGGGGCTGTCGTCCCCGCCGCTCATCAGGGCGCCGGCGCCGAGTCCGATGACGGCGCAGCCGATGACGACGGCCGCGATCAGCGGGACCGCGGCGGACCGTCTGCGCGGGGCTTCACCGCCCTGGTCCGGCTCCTGTCCCGCGTAGCCGCCGTGGCCGCCGTCCCGGCCGTCCCCGTTCCGGACGCCCTGCGGGCCCGATCGGTAGGGTTGCGCGCCCTGCGGCGGCTGCTGCCCGCTCCGAGGGGGCTGCTGCTGCCCCGCGAAACGGGGCATCTGCTGGGTGGCGCCCGCGGGCTCCTCGCTGCGGAAGAGGCTGTCGAACTCCGCGGGC
Proteins encoded in this window:
- a CDS encoding ABC transporter substrate-binding protein, which translates into the protein MTGWRRLTSPRPYKLLTSVAAGALLMSGCGVLPGTSEDSREPVTVMTWAPDTTAADAVNMAGMPAMAKAYARWVNEKGGIGGHELRVLTCNEQDTAAGASKCARRAAEEDVAAVVGSYSRYGRAFLAPLEAAGIPYIGGYGASADEFTSYLSYPVNGGQSALVAGNGEQLAASCARVSLVRPDTLVGDTMPGLLDAGLSRSDRPASYDISTTEAATSYETEAAKALREAGDGCVTAVLGEGTETFFDSFRRLEPEDSEVRISSVLGSVGQGLIDRTGGPDSPFEGALVTGWYPESGDARWNEMREMIRRYAFGDDRIDPADAGVQTTWIAYTVLKAVVEAMDRPDITAGGISVSLNRGTEVDTGGLTPVLRWRFQDMVGTAAYGRVVNGRVTFQVVRDGRLTAERKGFVDVTETLADSG